A genomic segment from Stenotrophomonas maltophilia encodes:
- the adhP gene encoding alcohol dehydrogenase AdhP translates to MNSTMKAAVVREFGKPLVIEEVSVPRPGAGEVLVKIEACGVCHTDLHAAEGDWPVKPNPPFIPGHEGVGHIVAVGGGVGHVKEGDRVGIPWLYSACGHCEHCLGGWETLCETQRNTGYSVNGGFAEYALADANYVGLLPKDVGFVEIAPVLCAGVTVYKGLKVTDTQPGDWVAISGIGGLGHMAVQYARAMGLNVAAVDVDDTKLALARQLGAQVTVNARTTDPAAFLRKEIGGAHGALVTAVSPKAFEQALGMVRRGGTVSLNGLPPGNFPLDIFGMVLNGITVRGSIVGTRLDLQESLQFAAEGKVAATVSTDRLENINDVFARMRAGTIEGRVVLDFAA, encoded by the coding sequence ATGAATTCGACCATGAAGGCCGCCGTGGTGCGCGAGTTCGGCAAGCCACTGGTGATCGAGGAAGTCTCGGTACCGCGCCCGGGGGCGGGCGAGGTGCTGGTCAAGATCGAGGCCTGTGGCGTCTGCCACACCGACCTGCACGCCGCCGAGGGCGACTGGCCGGTGAAACCGAACCCGCCGTTCATCCCCGGTCACGAGGGCGTGGGGCACATCGTGGCCGTGGGAGGCGGGGTAGGGCACGTCAAGGAAGGCGACAGGGTCGGCATCCCCTGGTTGTACTCGGCGTGTGGTCATTGCGAACACTGCCTGGGGGGCTGGGAAACGCTGTGCGAGACGCAGCGCAACACCGGCTACTCGGTCAACGGCGGCTTCGCCGAATACGCACTGGCCGATGCCAACTATGTCGGCCTGCTTCCGAAGGACGTGGGCTTCGTCGAGATCGCGCCGGTGCTGTGCGCCGGCGTGACCGTCTACAAGGGCCTGAAGGTCACCGATACCCAACCCGGTGACTGGGTGGCGATTTCCGGCATCGGTGGCCTGGGCCACATGGCGGTGCAGTACGCCCGCGCGATGGGGCTGAACGTGGCCGCGGTGGACGTGGACGACACCAAGCTTGCACTTGCGCGGCAGCTGGGCGCGCAGGTCACCGTCAACGCGCGTACCACCGACCCGGCCGCGTTCCTCAGGAAGGAGATCGGCGGCGCGCACGGCGCCCTGGTCACCGCGGTGTCGCCAAAGGCGTTCGAGCAGGCACTGGGCATGGTCCGCCGTGGCGGCACCGTCTCGCTCAATGGCCTGCCACCGGGCAACTTCCCGCTGGATATCTTCGGCATGGTGCTCAACGGCATCACCGTGCGCGGTTCGATCGTCGGCACCCGGCTGGACCTGCAGGAATCGCTGCAGTTCGCCGCCGAGGGCAAGGTCGCGGCGACAGTCAGCACCGACCGCCTGGAAAACATCAACGACGTGTTCGCGCGCATGCGTGCGGGCACCATCGAAGGCCGCGTGGTGCTCGACTTCGCCGCCTGA
- the eda gene encoding bifunctional 4-hydroxy-2-oxoglutarate aldolase/2-dehydro-3-deoxy-phosphogluconate aldolase produces the protein MSSADPRLRALLKLAPVIPVYTPEDVNEAVEVAQALFRGGLPVIEVTLRTPQALDAIKAMVEAVPDAVIGAGTVLNAAQMQAAKQAGARFAVSPGATPALYAAARDADLPYLPGAATASDLILGLEHGSDTFKFFPAVQAGGAALLAAWHGPFADVRFCPTGGISAQTAPQFLHLPNVLCVGGSWLTTPALLQTRDWDAIERLAREASVLAS, from the coding sequence ATGTCCAGCGCTGATCCGCGCCTGCGCGCGCTGTTGAAGCTGGCACCGGTGATCCCGGTGTACACCCCCGAAGATGTGAACGAAGCGGTCGAAGTGGCCCAGGCGCTGTTCCGCGGCGGCCTGCCGGTGATCGAAGTGACCCTGCGCACACCGCAGGCGCTGGATGCGATCAAGGCCATGGTCGAGGCAGTGCCCGATGCCGTGATCGGTGCCGGCACCGTGCTCAACGCCGCGCAGATGCAGGCGGCGAAGCAGGCTGGTGCACGTTTTGCCGTTTCCCCCGGTGCCACGCCGGCGCTGTATGCCGCCGCGCGCGATGCCGACCTGCCGTACCTGCCCGGTGCCGCCACCGCCTCGGACCTGATCCTGGGCCTGGAGCACGGCTCGGACACCTTCAAGTTCTTCCCCGCAGTGCAGGCCGGCGGCGCCGCGCTGCTGGCCGCCTGGCACGGCCCGTTCGCCGATGTGCGGTTCTGCCCGACCGGCGGCATCAGTGCGCAGACCGCGCCGCAGTTCCTGCACCTGCCCAACGTGTTGTGCGTGGGCGGTTCGTGGCTGACCACCCCGGCGCTGCTGCAGACCCGTGACTGGGATGCCATTGAACGCCTGGCCCGCGAGGCCTCTGTGCTGGCCAGCTGA
- a CDS encoding cysteine dioxygenase family protein, whose translation MDLQTSPFPPFRGRDRLIAAVDAAMTSGDAGRITADLQLALQEAIADSRIELPECVHRPVSDHYARRPLYHSREHGYSVIAMSWGPGQGTPLHDHDAMWCVEGVWLGELEITRYELLECAGERWRFRRHAALRGGCGSAGSLIPPHEYHTLRNASDDALAISVHVYEAQMERSAVFDPLGGDWYQRRIQALQADPA comes from the coding sequence ATGGACCTGCAGACTTCTCCGTTTCCGCCGTTCCGTGGCCGCGACCGGTTGATCGCTGCCGTCGACGCGGCGATGACCTCCGGTGATGCCGGGCGCATCACCGCCGACCTGCAGCTGGCGCTGCAGGAGGCCATAGCCGACAGCCGCATCGAGTTGCCCGAATGCGTGCATCGGCCGGTCAGTGATCATTACGCACGACGTCCGCTGTACCACAGCCGCGAACACGGCTACAGCGTGATTGCCATGAGCTGGGGCCCAGGGCAGGGCACGCCGCTGCACGACCACGATGCCATGTGGTGTGTGGAGGGAGTGTGGTTGGGCGAACTGGAGATCACCCGTTACGAACTGCTGGAGTGCGCCGGCGAGCGCTGGCGCTTCCGCCGCCACGCTGCGCTGCGCGGGGGTTGCGGCAGTGCCGGCAGCCTGATCCCGCCGCACGAGTACCACACCCTGCGCAACGCCAGCGATGACGCACTGGCGATCTCGGTACACGTGTACGAGGCGCAGATGGAGCGCTCGGCGGTGTTCGATCCGCTCGGCGGCGACTGGTACCAGCGTCGCATCCAGGCACTGCAGGCCGACCCGGCCTGA
- a CDS encoding LacI family DNA-binding transcriptional regulator, whose protein sequence is MSVRNISDAALPASKGKAATINDIARLSGVSKKTVSRIINNSPLVRKDTRDKVEALMREVGYVPDPLARGLAFRRSFLIGLVYDDPGAQCIVDLQHGALEALRGTGYELVVHPCNSQDPDCADGVRRFVQQQKLHGVILGPRASESMALAQMLDAIDCRYIRINAHASEEDVQAVVTHDRDGAAAAAGYLLSLGHRDIAVIAGPGDRRSARERTHGFLDRLAQVGLTLPGERVLEAGDTFESGVHAAERLLMGGQRPSAIFAGNDEMAAGVYQVALRAGIAVPQQLSIVSYDDSPLASRLWPPLTSVRRHVSDIGRMAAAMLVQTDVPEAPTAASVHPQLMVRGSCRAVDG, encoded by the coding sequence ATGTCAGTGCGAAATATTAGCGATGCCGCGTTGCCGGCATCGAAGGGCAAGGCTGCCACGATCAACGACATCGCACGACTGTCGGGAGTTTCCAAGAAAACGGTTTCAAGAATCATCAACAACTCGCCGCTGGTGCGCAAAGACACCCGCGACAAGGTCGAGGCGTTGATGCGCGAGGTCGGTTACGTGCCCGACCCCCTGGCGCGCGGACTCGCGTTCCGCCGCTCCTTCCTGATCGGCCTGGTGTACGACGACCCCGGCGCCCAATGCATTGTCGACCTGCAGCACGGCGCGCTGGAAGCGCTGCGCGGCACCGGCTATGAGCTGGTGGTACACCCGTGCAACAGCCAGGATCCGGACTGTGCCGACGGCGTGCGCCGCTTCGTGCAGCAGCAGAAACTGCATGGCGTGATCCTGGGCCCGCGCGCATCCGAATCGATGGCGCTGGCGCAGATGCTCGACGCGATCGACTGCCGCTACATCCGCATCAACGCGCATGCGTCGGAAGAAGACGTGCAGGCGGTGGTCACCCACGATCGCGACGGTGCCGCTGCAGCTGCGGGCTATCTGCTCTCGCTCGGCCACCGCGATATCGCGGTGATTGCGGGTCCGGGAGATCGTCGTAGCGCACGCGAGCGTACCCATGGTTTCCTCGATCGGCTGGCCCAGGTGGGGCTGACCCTGCCGGGCGAGCGCGTGCTGGAAGCGGGCGACACCTTCGAGTCCGGCGTGCATGCCGCCGAGCGGCTGCTGATGGGCGGACAACGCCCCAGTGCGATCTTCGCCGGTAACGATGAAATGGCCGCTGGCGTCTACCAGGTGGCATTGCGCGCGGGCATCGCGGTGCCGCAGCAGTTGTCGATCGTCAGCTACGACGACAGCCCGCTGGCGTCGCGGCTGTGGCCGCCGCTGACGTCGGTGCGCCGCCACGTCTCCGACATCGGCCGCATGGCTGCCGCGATGCTGGTGCAGACCGACGTACCGGAGGCGCCGACTGCGGCCAGCGTGCATCCGCAGCTGATGGTGCGCGGTTCCTGCCGGGCCGTGGACGGCTGA
- the phhA gene encoding phenylalanine 4-monooxygenase: protein MDLAQPRRVEHQQTDKGYVPVYTTALVEQPWDTYSADDHATWSTLYQRQRELLVGRACQEFLDAQDEMGMNAHMIPRFDQLNEVLGAATGWTLVGVEGLLPELDFFDHLANRRFPVTWWIRRPDQIDYIAEPDLFHDLFGHVPLLMNPVFADYMEAYGRGGVKAHAIGPDALQNLTRLYWYTVEFGLINTPDGLRIYGAGIVSSKGESLYSLESAAPNRIGFDLQRIMRTKYRIDTFQKTYFVIDSFEQLMQATSPDFTPIYAALADQAHLPAGEVQGDDRVFQAGTGEGWADGGDV, encoded by the coding sequence ATGGACCTCGCACAGCCCCGCCGCGTCGAACACCAGCAGACCGACAAGGGCTACGTGCCGGTGTATACCACCGCGCTCGTCGAGCAGCCGTGGGACACCTATAGCGCCGACGACCACGCCACCTGGAGCACCCTGTACCAGCGCCAGCGCGAACTGCTGGTCGGCCGCGCCTGCCAGGAATTCCTGGACGCGCAGGACGAGATGGGCATGAACGCGCACATGATTCCGCGCTTCGACCAGCTCAACGAAGTGCTCGGCGCCGCCACCGGCTGGACCCTGGTCGGCGTTGAAGGCCTGCTGCCGGAACTGGATTTCTTCGACCACCTGGCCAATCGACGCTTCCCGGTGACCTGGTGGATCCGTCGCCCGGACCAGATCGACTACATCGCCGAACCGGACCTGTTCCACGATCTGTTCGGCCACGTGCCGCTGCTGATGAACCCGGTGTTCGCCGACTACATGGAGGCGTACGGCCGTGGCGGTGTCAAAGCCCACGCGATCGGCCCGGATGCGCTGCAGAACCTGACCCGCCTGTACTGGTACACGGTGGAATTCGGCCTGATCAATACGCCCGACGGCCTGCGCATCTACGGCGCCGGCATCGTGTCGTCGAAGGGCGAGTCGCTGTACTCGCTGGAATCGGCCGCACCCAACCGTATCGGCTTCGACCTGCAGCGGATCATGCGCACGAAGTACCGCATCGACACCTTCCAGAAGACCTACTTCGTCATCGACAGCTTCGAACAGCTGATGCAGGCGACGTCACCCGACTTCACCCCGATCTACGCGGCACTGGCCGACCAGGCGCATCTTCCGGCCGGTGAAGTGCAGGGCGATGACCGCGTATTCCAGGCCGGCACGGGCGAAGGCTGGGCCGACGGCGGCGACGTGTAA